Genomic window (Muntiacus reevesi chromosome X, mMunRee1.1, whole genome shotgun sequence):
GTGCTGTCCCAGGCCCTGGCGAGGACAGGGAGTGTGCCAATCCCAGTAGTTCCTGCTCTTCGTTCTTTCTCTAGGCTCTGGGCAAGGGCCGGGGCATCTGATGACAGTGGAGGCAGTGGTGTGGGAAGGACTGGGAGGAATGTGGCTTCCAAAGGTTGGGGAAGATACCTGGCAGAGCCGTGTTAGGTCTGGGGCGCCCCAGGGTCGAGGCCAGATTGATCCGCATGGATCTGCCCTCAGCAGCCCTGAGCTAAGATGGAGATCGCCAGAGCATGGGCAGGGTTGGGGCCGGGAGCTAAGGGGTGGAGTGGTGGCCGAGGGTAGGGGAAGCCAAGCCCAGGACAGTGCCTCTCTGTGCTGGGAGAGGACCAGAGCCCGACCACTGGGCTGTGAAGCCAGGGGGCTTGCCCTTCCTCCTCAGTGCTCCCAGGCTTTCGAGTCCCTCTGTCTTGGAACTCACCATGTGCCTCTCACCACGTGTCTCTCTCCCACTGtcctgccctccttcctgacCTCCCCACAGACTCCATGTGATGGACGGGTCCTCTGGGTCACCACCCCCCATCAGTGGACCACGTGGAGACGGATGGAAGGAGCCAGCCCTCTCTGACCCCCCACATTCAGTGTCAGCAGGCTTGGAGGATGCTCAGGCACATGGGACTGAAGTCCAGCGCAGGGCTGTGAGCTTGCAGGCCACTGTGTCAGGCTCCTGACCTTTGTGGTTCTGTGTTTCTGCAGCCACGTGAGGCCCTGAGAGCCCTGGGAGATGAAGTTCGGCTGTCTGTCCTTCCGACAGCCTTATGCAGGTTTCATCTTAAATGGTGTCAAGACCCTGGAGACGCGGTGGCGGCCCATGCTACGCAGCCACCAGCACTGTACCCTGGCAGTCCACATCGCACACCGGGACTGGGAGGATGAGGCCTGGCGGGAGctgctggagcagaggctggggatgagCCCTGCCCAGATCCAGGCCTTGCTGCAGGACGGGGACAAGTTCGGCCGCGGAGTGATCGCGGGCAAGTGACACCCTGCCCCACTCTGTCTGCATGGCCCTGATGCTGCCCTACATTGTTTTCTGTTGAACCAGTTGGTGTGGGGGGAGGCGGGAAGCTGAGGTTTCTTCAGAGAAGCAGCAAGGGTCCCTTGGCTGGGAGATGATGGCCCGAGGTCCCCGACCACCAGTCTGGGCCTCAGTCCTCATTTGTGCCCTGAGGCAGAGGCGGGTCCAGGTCTGCAGGTGGCacttgtctctgtgtgtgtgtcctcacgtgtgtgtgtccccatgtgtgtgtgtgcacccagCAGAGACCATGAGAGGCAGAAAAGCACCCAGCCTGGATTCCCCACTGCCACTGCCTGCAGCCAGGCCTGAGCAAGTCCCCTGACTCCCCAGGGGTAAGACCCCACAGCAACAACTCTCTGCTGGTGAATCACTTGGGGAACTGATGCCCACAGGCTCCCCGCCAGGGCCCTCCTGTTCTGTCCCTCCAGCCTGCAGTGGGCAGAGTGAGAGCTGCCTGTGGCCTGGTGGGTTCGTGGAGCACCAGGCCTCTCCCTTTCATTTCGATTCTTCCCTCGCTTGGCCTTGCCCCAAGTTCCCTTTGCCAATGTGAGCCCATCTGGAATACTCAGCCAGAGGATTCAGTTCACCCTGGTTCCCTGCCATGATACGTCTTAGTTTCTAGCAGGCGAGACTTTGAATGACCTTGTTCTCATGCTGTGTCCTGTCTTTGCACACAGGTCTCGTGGACATTGGAGACACTTTGCAGTGCCCAGAAAACCTAGATCCCGAAGAGATGGAGGAGCTGGAAAATCAAGCCCTGTTGCCTGATCTGCGACAGAAGTACCTGACTGTGCTCTCCAACCCCCGCTGGCTGCTGCAGCCTGTCCCTAGAAGGGGCGGGAAGGACATCTTCCTGGTGGACATCCCCCAGCATCTGATCCCCTTTGGGCAGGAGGCCTGTCCAAGCTGAGCTTTCAAACGGTGACAAGAGACCAGCACATGGTGACACTGTCGTCACCATTGTACCCTGGACATGCCCGTCTGGTTCAGTCTGAATTGGCCCCACCCTGGGATGTGCTGCCAACTTTGTGTGGGTCGGGGTGCCGGAACACCCCTCGTGCAGTGCTGCTCTGGACTCAGCAAGAGTTTCCCGATCTTTGACCTTTATGATAAGATGGCTTTGCCATTCATTTTGGCCCTGCTGTGTCTGGGTGGTTGAGAGAAATGTGTTGATAGGAAACCGCTTAgtgtttttcctctctgttctggTCCAAACTCGCTGATGTTGGAACAGTGTCCAGGGGGCAACAGGGGAAGGCTGGGGGCCAGGCTGTGTGTCGGCAGGTGGAGAGGCATCCAGCACACGGAGAGGCTCACAGGCCCAGAAACAGGCCCCTGGATCGGGAGCTAGAGATGCTCAGCTGCTGATCAGAAAGTTGTGGCATTGTTGGGGGACCCTTGAGGAGCCCCTTCTGCTTCAGAGTGCAAGACTCAAGGAAGGTGACACCCCCAAGATCAGGAGCCCAGCTGGGCCATCTGCTGAGTGGCAGGCAAGGCCCAGGGACCAGCCTGTCCTGGGCTCGCCTCAGCGCTCGGCTTGTGGGGCAGACCCTTGACCGAGCGTGTGAAATGCTGCTGCTTCAGTTGAAAAGGAACCATGGGGACCGGACTGAAGCCTGCCTGGGGCATGGGCTTCCAGCCTCATCTGGCTCACCCTGTGCCATGtgtgaatagcatggacagacagaaagaaggGAGACTCACAGTTCTCGTTCGATTCTTTATTTACTCCCGTGGAGTTTTGCTTTACTTTATTACAGCCAGAAATCTATTTGATTACAAGAGAGTACTTTTGAGTGTCCCTAGGGACCTAGCAGTCAGGGATTGGGCTTGTCCTTGACCTGCTCACAGAGGACACACTTGTAATCTGAGGGCTCTCCCCGCTCCTCCTCCACCTCAGGGGCCTCGTTTGGGGCCATGACTGAAAGCGCCACCATCAGGATGGAGTAGCAGGTCTTGTGCAAAGCCATCACCAAATCGTAATCTGGGTACTCTGGGGGGCTCTTGGGCAGTTCCCCTGCTACTTCCCTTCCAGAAGTAGCTGGGGGCACAGACGTGGCATTGCTGGACGTGCCCTCTCCACTGTGACCACCCTGCTTACTGGGGAGATGGTTTCTCCCGGCCCGCCCAGCTACACTGTCCATAGACCAAAGGCCAGAGAACACAAATGAGCACCAGCTGGGGGTTCTGTGAGCAGGTGGCGTTCCCTTCTGGACTTTCTTGCCCGCCTCTTGGGTGCACTGGTTGTGGTGGAGTCGAGGAGAGTGTCTGGTTGCCACTGCTCACTTCTTTCTCTTTGTGGTCGCTGTTGTGCTGGCAGCAGGCTGAGCAGTTGTTCCAGGGTCGCCTTTCCTCTGGATGttctgcaggaggagaggcttGTCTCTCTGAAAGTTGGAGTTGGGATAGAcctgaaaggaaatgaatcactttagccATCGGGTGGGAGAAGAGCCCTTCCTCgctgccctcctccccaccaccatcCCAGCCTTGCCTAACTGTGGAGACAAGGTCTCTTCATTCCTGGCAGATTATGAGTCCCTAGCATGTTGCTCCCTAGAGCTCCCCTGGGGCTGTCTTCACTTGAGGTGTTACTGGCCCTCCCTGACATCAAGCGGCCCCTCAAGGTTTGGGGTCACCACTGTGGGTCCTGTCTAAGAGGGGTGGTGGAACACAACACatcctgctttctcctctttccttaaccacCCTCTCATGAGAAAAAATTTTCCTGGGAAATGAAACCCATCCAGCACTCGGTTTGTCTAGTCTAGGCTCTGAAGAAGGGCTTTCGGTGTTACCATCATCATCTTCTTCCCTGCAGAGTGACCCGAAGGGCAGATTTTACTGAACCCATACAGGTTCAGTTCACTGATGAAACTCTTGATGCTGTCTGTCTCGAAGATCTGGTCCATGCCTCTGCGCTGGAGGACCTCCATCTGGAAGAGATCTACTTTGATGACCACCATGTCTTCCTCGTCATTCCAGCATGCAGAGGTGAAGGCCACATCCTCCACAATcctccagagcttcctggggaaggacagcccGAGGATGGTGTTGTTCTCTTCCTCCTTGGCTGTTTTTGGGTTCAGGCCCTGTGGGGGCAGATTGTCTTGGAGGCTTGGATCTTGGCTCTCGGGTTGCTCACCCTGCTTCTCCAAAACCTCCCCTCAGTCCACGTTTAGATCTGGGGAGGAATCACAGAAGTCCCCTGATGCAGGTTCCCCATCAATTGATGGGACCAGCCGGGCTGCGTGTGCCTCATGGGAACTCTGACTAGCCATGGAGCCAGTCTAGCTCAGGAGCATTCTCTACCCAGGTAGTGAATGCTCAGGGCAGAAGGGCCTCAGACCAGGGTCGGGGTGCCCAATAAATACTGTCTGGAGATTCTAGAATCT
Coding sequences:
- the LOC136153362 gene encoding protein EOLA1-like, coding for MKFGCLSFRQPYAGFILNGVKTLETRWRPMLRSHQHCTLAVHIAHRDWEDEAWRELLEQRLGMSPAQIQALLQDGDKFGRGVIAGLVDIGDTLQCPENLDPEEMEELENQALLPDLRQKYLTVLSNPRWLLQPVPRRGGKDIFLVDIPQHLIPFGQEACPS